One Paraburkholderia caffeinilytica DNA segment encodes these proteins:
- the catA gene encoding catechol 1,2-dioxygenase, producing the protein MSVKVFDTTEVQDLLKAATNIGSEDGSARAKQIVHRLLGDLFKAIDDLDMTPDEIWAGVHYFNKLGQDGEAALLAAGLGLEKYLDIRMDAADKAAEITGGTPRTIEGPLYVAGAPVRDGMSKIDIDPDQDAGTLVIRGTVTAPDGQPVAGAVVECWHANSKGFYSHFDPTGAQSEFNLRGAVRTDADGKYEFRTLMPVGYGCPPQGATQQLLNVLARHGNRPAHVHFFVTTDKYRKLTTQINIEGDPLMWDDFAYATREDLIPHVVEKTGGIALAMKSDAYKEIEFDIVLTPLIQGKDNQAVHRLRASATA; encoded by the coding sequence ATGAGCGTGAAAGTGTTCGATACGACGGAAGTGCAGGACCTGCTGAAGGCCGCGACTAACATCGGTAGCGAGGACGGCAGTGCTCGCGCAAAACAGATTGTTCATCGCCTGCTGGGCGATCTGTTCAAGGCCATCGACGACCTTGACATGACGCCCGACGAAATCTGGGCCGGCGTCCACTATTTCAACAAGCTTGGCCAGGACGGTGAAGCGGCGTTGCTTGCCGCCGGCCTCGGTCTGGAAAAGTATCTCGACATTCGCATGGACGCGGCGGACAAGGCGGCTGAAATCACCGGCGGCACGCCGCGCACCATCGAAGGTCCGCTGTATGTTGCCGGTGCGCCGGTGCGCGACGGCATGTCGAAGATCGATATCGATCCCGACCAGGATGCGGGCACGCTGGTTATCCGCGGCACGGTAACCGCTCCAGACGGCCAGCCTGTTGCAGGTGCGGTGGTCGAATGCTGGCACGCCAACTCGAAAGGCTTCTATTCGCACTTCGACCCGACCGGCGCGCAGAGCGAGTTCAATCTGCGCGGCGCGGTCAGAACGGATGCCGACGGCAAGTACGAATTCCGTACCCTCATGCCCGTGGGTTACGGCTGCCCACCGCAGGGCGCGACCCAGCAACTGTTGAACGTGCTCGCCCGTCATGGCAACCGCCCGGCGCATGTGCACTTCTTCGTCACCACGGACAAGTACCGCAAGCTGACGACGCAAATCAACATTGAGGGCGACCCGTTGATGTGGGACGACTTCGCCTACGCCACGCGCGAGGATCTGATTCCGCATGTGGTCGAAAAGACCGGCGGCATTGCGCTGGCAATGAAGTCCGATGCGTATAAGGAAATCGAGTTCGACATCGTATTGACTCCGCTCATTCAGGGCAAAGATAACCAGGCCGTTCATCGCCTGCGTGCGTCTGCTACCGCCTGA
- a CDS encoding LysR family transcriptional regulator: protein MELRHLRYFVAVAEERNFTRAAQRLNMAQPPLSRQIQQLEELLGVQLFQRDSRPLQLTETGKFFYAHAVQLLAQTAELESMTKRVGNIERSLSIGFVGSTLYGMLPKIIRRFRDENATVELSLHEMSTMDQIRALKDGQIDVGFGRIRHEDPNIRRVTLREEKMIVALPEGHSLSRVKPVLALSDLVNETLIIFPKAPRPSYADQVLSAFQDRALKPRRIYEVRELQIALGLVAAGEGISVVPSSVYGLKRDDVSYKELDDPTLVSPIIMSMRALDESRDLREMLELVYRLYEEEKIPYVPRTEWGR from the coding sequence ATGGAACTGCGCCATCTTCGCTATTTTGTCGCCGTAGCCGAGGAACGCAATTTCACGCGTGCGGCACAGCGGCTGAACATGGCGCAACCCCCTTTGAGCCGCCAGATACAGCAACTGGAAGAGCTGCTTGGGGTGCAGCTCTTCCAGCGCGACTCGCGCCCGTTGCAGTTGACGGAGACCGGTAAGTTCTTCTATGCCCATGCGGTGCAGCTGCTGGCTCAGACAGCCGAGCTCGAATCAATGACGAAGCGCGTGGGCAACATCGAGCGCAGCCTCTCTATCGGCTTCGTGGGTTCGACGTTATACGGCATGCTGCCCAAAATCATCCGGCGCTTTCGCGACGAGAACGCGACAGTCGAACTCAGCCTTCACGAGATGTCGACGATGGACCAGATTAGAGCCCTGAAAGACGGGCAGATCGATGTCGGGTTCGGTCGTATTCGGCACGAGGACCCGAACATCCGCCGGGTGACGCTTCGCGAGGAGAAGATGATCGTGGCACTCCCGGAGGGCCATTCACTCTCACGCGTCAAGCCCGTCCTCGCCCTCAGCGACCTGGTCAATGAAACGCTGATTATCTTCCCGAAGGCGCCCCGGCCCAGTTACGCAGACCAGGTGCTTTCCGCATTCCAGGACCGGGCTCTCAAGCCTCGCCGGATATATGAAGTACGTGAGTTGCAGATTGCGCTAGGTCTGGTAGCAGCGGGGGAAGGAATCTCTGTCGTGCCGAGCAGCGTGTACGGTCTTAAGCGAGACGACGTGAGCTATAAGGAACTGGACGACCCGACGCTGGTTTCCCCCATCATCATGAGCATGCGAGCGCTCGACGAATCGCGGGACCTTCGGGAGATGCTTGAACTCGTCTATCGGCTGTACGAGGAGGAAAAGATTCCTTATGTACCCCGTACCGAATGGGGGCGGTGA